One Nicotiana tomentosiformis chromosome 4, ASM39032v3, whole genome shotgun sequence genomic window carries:
- the LOC104107073 gene encoding ferredoxin--NADP reductase, root-type isozyme, chloroplastic, with translation MAHSALSQVSVAVPLQTDSSFRRSTFKATSITFSDRSSWISMPPIDLKAAPSRNQHIVCMSVQQASKAKVSVSPLSLEDAKEPPLNIYKPKEPYTATIVSVERLVGPKAPGETCHIVIDHDGNLPYWEGQSYGVIPPGENPKKPGNPHNVRLYSIASTRYGDSFDGKTASLCVRRAVYYDPETGKEDPSKNGVCSNFLCDSKPGDKVKITGPSGKIMLLPEENPNATHIMIGTGTGVAPFRGYLRRMFMESVPTKFNGLAWLFLGVANTDSLLYDDEFTKYLNDYPGNFRYDRALSREQKNNKGGKMYVQDKIEEYSDEIFKLLDEGAHIYFCGLKGMMPGIQDTLKRVAERRGESWEQKLSQLKKNKQWHVEVY, from the exons GCTACAAGCATAACATTTAGTGATAGATCATCATGGATCTCTATGCCGCCTATCGATCTAAAAGCAGCACCATCGAGAAACCAACACATTGTTTGCATGTCGGTGCAACAAGCTAGCAAAGCCAAGGTTTCAGTTTCACCTTTATCACTTGAAGATGCAAAAGAACCACCATTGAATATTTACAAGCCCAAGGAACCATACACAGCGACAATTGTCTCTGTTGAGAGGCTTGTGGGCCCAAAAGCTCCTGGGGAGACTTGTCATATTGTCATTGATCATGATGGAAACCTTCCTTACTGGGAAGGACAAAGTTATGGTGTCATTCCTCCT ggtGAAAATCCTAAGAAACCAGGCAATCCCCACAATGTTCGTCTATATTCAATTGCATCCACCAGATATGGGGACTCTTTTGATGGGAAGACGGCCAGCTTGTGTGTCAGACGAGCTGTCTACTATGATCCTGAGACAGGAAAGGAAGACCCTTCCAAAAATGGTGTTTGCAGCAACTTCCTGTGCGACTCAAAGCCTGGTGACAAAGTGAAGATCACAG GTCCTTCTGGTAAGATAATGCTTCTACCAGAAGAGAATCCAAATGCCACACACATCATGATTGGAACTGGAACTGGTGTGGCTCCCTTCCGAGGCTACCTTCGCCGTATGTTCATGGAATCGGTTCCAACTAAGTTTAATGGCCTTGCTTGGCTTTTCCTTGGGGTTGCAAACACTGACAGCCTTCTATATGACGATGAGTTCACCAAGTATCTCAATGACTACCCAGGCAATTTCAGATATGACCGTGCTCTTAGCCGTGAACAAAAGAACAATAAAGGGGGGAAGATGTATGTTCAGGATAAAATAGAGGAATACAGCGATGAGATCTTCAAACTTCTGGATGAAGGGGCCCACATCTATTTCTGTGGGTTGAAGGGGATGATGCCCGGAATCCAAGATACGCTGAAGAGGGTTGCTGAGAGGCGAGGTGAGAGCTGGGAACAGAAGCTTTCACAACTCAAAAAGAACAAGCAATGGCATGTTGAAGTCTACTGA